A single window of Theropithecus gelada isolate Dixy chromosome 9, Tgel_1.0, whole genome shotgun sequence DNA harbors:
- the ARHGAP22 gene encoding rho GTPase-activating protein 22 isoform X7 — MASSQRDMEDWVQAIRRVIWAPLGGGTARRSHAHPLEPLPPGIFGQRLEDTVHHERKYGPRLAPLLVEQCVDFIRERGLTEEGLFRMPGQANLVRDLQDSFDCGEKPLFDSTTDVHTVASLLKLYLRELPEPVVPFARYEDFLSCAQLLTKDEGEGTLELAKQVSNLPQANYNLLRYICKFLDEVQAYSNVNKMSVQNLATVFGPNILRPQVEDPVTIMEGTSLVQHLMTVLIRKHGQLFTAPAPEGSTSPRRGPQCAVGWGSEEVTRDSQGEPCDPGLPAHRTSSLDGAAVAVLSRTAPTGPGSRCSPGKKVQTLPSWKSSFRQPGSRSGSPKGGGSSLEVPIISSGGNWFMNGLSSLRGHRRASSGDRLKDSGSVQRLSTYDNVPAPGLVPGIPSVASMVWSGASSESSVGGSLSSCTACRASDSSARSSLHTDWALEPSPLPSSSEDPKSLDLDHSLDETGTGASNSEPSEPGSPTREHARRSEALQGLVTELRAELCRQRTEYERSVKRIEEGSADLRKRMSRLEEELDQEKKKYIMLEIKLRNSERAREDAERRNQLLQREMEEFFSTLGSLTVGAKGARAPK, encoded by the exons AGTATGGCCCCCGCCTGGCGCCCCTACTGGTGGAGCAGTGTGTGGACTTCATCCGGGAGCGCGGGCTCACTGAGGAGGGGCTGTTCCGCATGCCGGGCCAGGCCAACCTGGTGAGGGACCTGCAGGATTCCTTCGACTGTGGGGAGAAGCCACTGTTTGACAG CACAACAGACGTGCACACGGTGGCCTCCCTGCTGAAGCTCTACCTGCGGGAGCTCCCCGAGCCTGTGGTCCCCTTCGCCAGGTACGAGGACTTCCTCAGCTGCGCCCAGCTGCTCACCAAGGACGAGGGGGAG GGCACTCTGGAGTTGGCTAAACAAGTGAGCAACCTTCCTCAGGCCAATTACAACCTGCTCAGATACATCTGCAA GTTTCTGGATGAAGTTCAGGCATACTCAAATGTCAACAAGATGAGTGTCCAGAACCTGGCAACCGTTTTTGGACCTAACATTCTGCGGCCACAGGTAGAGGACCCAGTAACCATCATGGAAG GCACTTCCCTCGTCCAGCACCTGATGACTGTCCTTATCCGCAAACACGGCCAGCTCTTCACGGCACCAGCCCCGGAAGGGTCCACCTCCCCGCGCAGGGGCCCGCAATGTGCAGTGGGGTGGGGCTCCGAGGAGGTCACCAGAGACAGCCAGGGAGAGCCCTGCGACCCCGGCCTGCCCGCGCACAGGACCTCTTCCCTGGACGGGGCGGCCGTGGCGGTGCTCTCCAGAACGGCCCCCACGGGACCGGGGAGCCGGTGCAGCCCTGGGAAGAAGGTGCAGACCCTGCCCAGTTGGAAGTCCTCCTTCCGTCAGCCGGGATCCCGATCGGGAAGCCCGAAGGGGGGCGGCTCATCCCTGGAGGTGCCCATCATCTCCTCCGGCGGGAACTGGTTCATGAACGGGTTGTCCTCTCTGCGTGGCCACCGCCGGGCCTCATCGGGAGACCGGCTCAAGGACTCGGGCTCCGTGCAGAGACTCTCCACTTACGACAATGTGCCCGCGCCGGGCCTGGTGCCCGGCATACCCAGCGTGGCCAGCATGGTGTGGTCCGGGGCCTCCAGCGAGTCGTCCGTGGGGGGCTCGCTCAGCAGCTGCACGGCCTGCCGCGCCAGCGACTCGTCTGCCCGCAGCTCCCTGCACACCGACTGGGCCCTGGAGCCGTCCCCGCTCCCCAGCAGCAGCGAGGACCCCAAGTCCCTGGACCTGGACCACAGCCTGGACGAGACGGGGACGGGTGCCAGCAACAGCGAGCCAAGCGAGCCGGGCAGCCCCACCCGAGAGCACGCGCGCCGCTCCGAGGCCTTACAGGGGCTGGTCACTGAGCTCAGGGCCGAGTTGTGCCGCCAGCGGACTGAGTACGAAAGGAGTGTGAAAAG AATCGAAGAAGGGAGTGCTGACCTGAGAAAACGAATGTCTCGGTTAGAAGAAGAACTggaccaggaaaagaaaaaatacatcatGCTGGAAATAAAGCTGCGGAACTCTGAGCGGGCACGGGAGGATGCGGAGAGGAGGAACCAGCTGTTGCAGAGGGAAATGGAAGAGTTTTTTTCGACCCTAGGAAGCTTGACTGTTGGGGCAAAAGGTGCCAGGGCCCCAAAGTAA